One window of the Nocardia huaxiensis genome contains the following:
- a CDS encoding holo-ACP synthase, with translation MTILGIGLDLVTISEFAEQLERTGTTMLRESFTAGERRYCQSKGTDPARSYATRWAAKEAVIKAWASSRFARSPQIGDNPYPLIEVVNDAWGRPSIKLHGLAAEFLPRVRVHLSLTHDGDTAAAMVVLEDPGELADLIGN, from the coding sequence GTGACGATCCTTGGTATCGGCCTGGACTTGGTCACCATCTCCGAGTTCGCCGAACAACTGGAACGCACCGGAACCACCATGCTCCGGGAGAGTTTCACCGCAGGGGAGCGGCGCTACTGCCAGAGCAAGGGCACCGACCCGGCCCGCAGTTACGCCACCCGCTGGGCCGCCAAAGAGGCGGTCATCAAGGCGTGGGCGTCTTCTCGCTTCGCACGCAGTCCGCAGATCGGCGACAACCCGTATCCCTTGATCGAGGTCGTGAACGACGCCTGGGGCCGCCCCAGCATCAAATTGCACGGTCTCGCAGCCGAATTCCTGCCCCGGGTGCGGGTGCACCTGTCGCTGACCCACGACGGCGATACGGCGGCCGCCATGGTGGTGCTGGAAGATCCGGGCGAACTAGCGGATCTAATCGGTAACTAG
- a CDS encoding DUF3618 domain-containing protein, with product MARDTEAIEREIEAARNRLANTLDELAVRADPQRLADNTKQAFVAKVNEPKIKYSLIGAGALVGVLVLVKLFRR from the coding sequence GTGGCGAGAGATACCGAGGCGATCGAGCGCGAGATCGAGGCCGCGCGTAACCGGCTCGCGAACACCCTCGACGAACTCGCGGTGCGGGCCGATCCGCAGCGGCTGGCCGACAACACCAAGCAGGCGTTCGTGGCGAAGGTGAACGAGCCGAAGATCAAGTACAGCCTCATCGGCGCGGGCGCGCTGGTCGGCGTGCTGGTGCTGGTCAAGCTCTTCCGCCGGTAG
- a CDS encoding excalibur calcium-binding domain-containing protein produces the protein MNVRRLLVTASVAGLTTLAAPSMIALADVPTGSSGTGSSTIDTGSGATGSQNLTQTGSAGGSYRNCDDVRAAGKAPIFRGEPGYGPHLDPDGDGFACPTV, from the coding sequence ATGAACGTTCGCCGGCTTCTCGTCACCGCCAGCGTCGCGGGACTGACGACCCTCGCAGCCCCCTCCATGATTGCCCTTGCCGATGTGCCCACCGGATCGTCGGGCACCGGCTCCTCCACCATCGACACCGGCTCCGGCGCGACCGGTTCGCAGAACCTGACCCAGACCGGTTCCGCGGGCGGCTCGTACCGCAACTGCGACGATGTGCGCGCGGCCGGCAAGGCCCCGATCTTCCGCGGCGAGCCCGGTTACGGCCCGCACCTGGATCCCGACGGCGACGGATTCGCCTGCCCCACCGTCTGA
- the bcp gene encoding thioredoxin-dependent thiol peroxidase yields MTENHRLSPGDTAPAFTLLDADGKEVSLSDYRGRKVIVYFYPAASTPGCTKQACDFRDSLSELNEAGIDVLGISPDKPAKLAKFRDNEGLTFPLLSDPDKQVLSAYGAFGEKTMYGKTVVGVIRSTFLVDENGKIEVAQYNVRATGHVAKLRRDISV; encoded by the coding sequence ATGACCGAGAACCACCGACTCAGTCCCGGCGACACCGCCCCCGCCTTCACGCTGCTCGATGCCGACGGCAAGGAGGTGTCACTGTCCGACTACCGCGGGCGCAAGGTGATCGTCTACTTCTACCCCGCCGCGAGCACCCCCGGCTGCACCAAGCAGGCGTGCGACTTCCGCGACAGCCTGAGCGAACTCAACGAGGCCGGCATCGACGTGCTCGGCATCTCCCCCGACAAGCCCGCCAAGCTCGCCAAATTCCGCGACAACGAAGGACTCACCTTCCCGCTGCTGTCCGACCCCGACAAGCAGGTGCTGTCGGCCTACGGCGCCTTCGGCGAGAAGACCATGTACGGCAAGACCGTCGTCGGCGTCATCCGCTCCACCTTCCTCGTCGACGAAAACGGGAAGATCGAAGTGGCGCAATACAACGTCCGCGCGACGGGCCACGTGGCCAAACTGCGCCGCGACATCTCTGTATAG
- a CDS encoding pirin family protein: MPAITVDDILVLPRLPRPDVTSVQRPVRTVVTAETQHEGAGFQVRRPFPSLGLRTADPFILLDEMGPVTYEPHEAKGAPWHPHRGFETVTYVLDGTMVHHDSHGGGGVISEGDTQWMTAGSGILHDELPSEQIVMAGGRMHGFQLWVNLPRAQKMAAPRYQDLRAQELMLVSSHDGGALMRIIAGNIGGFEGPGSTHTPIAYAHASISPGGQLETLWPQQFTAMVYVISGSGTVGAERRPVRAGQLVVLGKGDSLVISSDTKQDSLTGDMEVLLLGGQPLREPVVQYGPFVMNTRQEIIDAVEDFQAGRMGRIPAEHLSGKRLGA, from the coding sequence ATGCCCGCCATCACCGTCGACGACATCCTGGTTCTGCCGCGGTTGCCGCGGCCCGATGTCACCAGCGTGCAGCGGCCCGTGCGGACCGTGGTCACCGCGGAGACCCAGCACGAGGGCGCGGGTTTCCAGGTGCGCCGGCCGTTCCCGAGTCTCGGGCTGCGCACGGCCGACCCGTTCATCCTGCTCGATGAGATGGGTCCGGTGACGTATGAACCGCACGAGGCCAAGGGCGCGCCGTGGCATCCGCATCGCGGGTTCGAGACGGTCACCTACGTGCTCGACGGGACGATGGTGCACCACGACTCGCACGGCGGCGGCGGGGTGATCTCCGAGGGCGACACCCAGTGGATGACCGCCGGGTCCGGCATCCTGCACGACGAGCTGCCGAGCGAGCAGATCGTCATGGCGGGCGGGCGCATGCACGGCTTCCAGCTGTGGGTGAACCTGCCGCGCGCGCAGAAGATGGCAGCCCCGCGCTACCAGGATCTGCGGGCGCAGGAGCTGATGCTGGTCAGCTCGCACGACGGTGGCGCACTGATGCGCATCATCGCCGGGAATATCGGCGGATTCGAGGGGCCGGGTTCCACGCATACGCCGATCGCTTATGCGCATGCCTCTATCTCACCGGGTGGTCAGCTGGAAACCCTTTGGCCGCAACAGTTCACGGCCATGGTGTACGTGATCTCCGGTAGCGGAACGGTCGGGGCGGAGCGGCGGCCGGTGCGCGCGGGGCAGCTGGTGGTGCTCGGCAAGGGTGATTCCCTGGTGATTTCTTCGGATACGAAACAAGATTCGCTCACCGGCGATATGGAAGTGCTGCTGCTGGGCGGGCAACCCCTGCGGGAACCCGTCGTGCAGTACGGACCGTTCGTCATGAATACACGTCAGGAGATCATCGATGCCGTCGAGGATTTCCAAGCCGGACGAATGGGACGTATTCCGGCGGAACATCTTTCCGGAAAGCGCCTCGGCGCATAG